A window of the Dictyostelium discoideum AX4 chromosome 4 chromosome, whole genome shotgun sequence genome harbors these coding sequences:
- a CDS encoding hypothetical protein (Vacuolar H+-ATPase A1 subunit isoform) → MATLKKFEYFTNFINFYNIDFADPVTAATLGIVQVFWGLDKKLAQRKHFPSINWLISFSKYMQALDTHYDQMDLEFVPLGVPEPRKFFKWIYIP, encoded by the coding sequence atggcaactttgaaaaaatttgaatattttactaattttattaatttttataatatagaTTTTGCTGATCCAGTCACTGCTGCCACTTTAGGTATCGTCCAAGTATTCTGGGGTTTAGATAAAAAATTAGCACAACGTAAACATTTCCCATCCATCAATTGGTTAATTTCTTTCTCCAAATATATGCAAGCTCTTGATACTCATTATGATCAAATGGATCTAGAATTCGTTCCACTCGGTGTACCAGAGCCAAGGAAATTCTTCAAATGGATTTACATACCATAG
- the gtf2f2 gene encoding TFIIF subunit produces the protein MSEEKNDALVGEVNTDNADNQVWLIKVPKFLSESWQKIGQGEIGQIHIKGGDNYRYKYIKISLSYGPDVGQEFQLITTANTLDNQPLKIFSEDKDGALALEGNIGLRCDIKIDVESPQYRDLMKSRHTKYNTKTRMTQVIDESELFTPTLFDANKVKVSTVGITQKKKSTDKKEKLPEDEVLDLIFSAFRAEKHLDLKTLESFTEQPKNHLKTILEKVCILNKRGPYHHLYELKPEFRDKDNSKDEKK, from the exons atgaGCGAAGAAAAGAATGATGCTTTAGTAGGTGAAGTTAATACAGATAATGCAGATAATCAAGTTTGGTTAATTAAAGTACCAAAGTTTTTATCAGAAAGTTGGCAAAAGATTGGTCAAGGTGAAATTGGTCAAATTCATATAAAAGGTGGTGACAAT tatagatataaatatataaaa atATCATTATCATATGGACCAGATGTTGGACaagaatttcaattaattacaACAGCAAATACATTAGATAATCAaccattaaaaatattttcagaGGATAAAGATGGTGCATTAGCATTGGAAGGTAATATAGGGTTAAGATGTGATATAAAGATTGATGTTGAATCACCACAATATAGAGATCTAATGAAATCAAGACATACTAAATATAATACTAAAACTAGAATGACTCAAGTCATTGATGAATCCGAACTATTCACTCCAACACTTTTCGATGCAAATAAAGTTAAAGTTAGTACTGTTGGTATTACTCAA aaaaagaaatctacagacaaaaaagaaaaattaccAGAAGATGAAGTTCTTGATCTTATCTTCAGTGCATTTAGAGCAGAGAAACATTTAGATCTTAAAACATTGGAATCATTTACAGAACAACCAAAGAATCATTTAAAGACAATTTTAGAGAAAGTTTGTATCTTAAACAAAAGAGGACCTTACCATCATTTATATGAATTAAAACCAGAGTTTAGAGATAAAGATAATTCAAAAGATGAAaagaaataa
- the vatA gene encoding vacuolar H+-ATPase A subunit, with the protein MSKNSGLPSFASTEADNSQGFVLSVSGPVVIANQLAGAAMYELVRVGHNQLVGEIIRLEEDTATIQVYEETSGLTVGDPVLRTHKPLTVELGPGIMNNIFDGIQRPLNAIAEITKGIYIPRGINTPSLNRTIKWPYQPDTKLKVGDNVSGGDIFGQVVENNLIIHKIMVPPKEMGTIVEIAPAGEYTLDHALLTIEFDGKRKQLTMVHNWPVRSARPVIEKLPCNYPLLTGQRVLDSLFPCVQGGTCAIPGAFGCGKTVISQSLSKFSNSDAIVYVGCGERGNEMAEVLMEFPELHTKVGDKEEPIMQRTCLVANTSNMPVAAREASIYTGITLAEYFRDMGLNVAMMADSTSRWAEALREISGRLAEMPADSGYPAYLGARLASFYERAGRVSCIGHPTRIGSVTIVGAVSPPGGDFADPVTAATLGIVQVFWGLDKKLAQRKHFPSINWLISFSKYMQALDTHYDQMDPEFVPLRTRAKEILQMEEDLSEIVQLVGQDSLGESEKITIEVARIIRDDFLQQNGFSPYDKCCPFFKTVWMLKNMMTFYNLAQKAVESSTADNKVTWNQIKNELKEIIHRITSMKFQDPTDGEQTLTAHFSTLNEDIITAFRNFSDLV; encoded by the exons ATG tCAAAAAATTCAGGTTTACCATCATTCGCTTCAACTGAAGCTGATAATTCACAAGGTTTTGTATTATCAGTATCAGGTCCAGTCGTAATTGCTAATCAATTAGCTGGTGCTGCTATGTACGAGTTGGTTCGTGTAGGTCACAATCAATTAGTTGGTGAAATTATTAGATTAGAAGAAGATACTGCCACAATTCAAGTTTACGAAGAAACTT cTGGTTTAACTGTTGGTGATCCAGTATTAAGAACTCATAAACCATTAACAGTTGAATTAGGTCCAGGTATtatgaataatatttttgatgGTATTCAACGTCCATTAAATGCAATTGCAGAGATTACAAAAGGTATTTATATTCCAAGAGGTATTAATACTCCATCATTAAATAGAACTATTAAATGGCCATATCAACCAGATACCAAATTAAAAGTTGGTGACAATGTTAGTGGTGGTGATATTTTTGGTCAAgttgttgaaaataatttaatcatCCATAAGATTATGGTTCCACCAAAGGAAATGGGTACCATCGTAGAGATTGCACCAGCTGGTGAATACACTTTGGATCATGCACTTTTAACCATTGAATTCGATGGTAAACGTAAACAATTAACTATGGTTCACAATTGGCCAGTACGTAGTGCACGTCCAGTCATTGAAAAACTTCCATGTAATTATCCATTATTAACTGGTCAACGTGTACTTGATTCACTTTTCCCATGCGTACAAGGTGGTACATGTGCTATTCCAGGTGCTTTTGGTTGTGGTAAGACTGTAATTTCTCAATCTCTCTCTAAATTCTCCAACTCTGATGCAATTGTTTACGTAGGTTGTGGTGAACGTGGTAATGAAATGGCTGAAGTACTTATGGAATTCCCAGAACTCCATACTAAAGTCGGTGATAAAGAAGAACCAATTATGCAACGTACTTGTTTAGTTGCCAACACTTCAAATATGCCAGTAGCTGCTCGTGAAGCTTCTATCTACACTGGTATTACATTGGCAGAATATTTCCGTGATATGGGTTTAAATGTTGCTATGATGGCTGATTCTACCTCTCGTTGGGCTGAAGCTCTTCGTGAAATTTCTGGTCGTTTAGCTGAAATGCCAGCAGATTCTGGTTATCCAGCTTACTTGGGTGCTCGTCTTGCATCTTTCTATGAAAGAGCTGGTCGTGTATCATGTATTGGTCATCCAACTCGTATTGGTTCAGTTACAATTGTCGGTGCAGTCTCTCCCCCAGGTGGAGATTTTGCTGATCCAGTCACTGCTGCCACTTTAGGTATCGTCCAAGTATTCTGGGGTTTAGATAAAAAATTAGCACAACGTAAACATTTCCCATCCATCAATTGGTTAATTTCTTTCTCCAAATATATGCAAGCTCTTGATACTCATTATGATCAAATGGATCCAGAATTCGTTCCACTCCGTACCAGAGCCAAGGAAATTCTTCAAATGGAAGAAGATCTCTCTGAAATCGTCCAATTGGTCGGTCAAGATTCTTTAGGTGAATCTGAAAAGATTACCATTGAAGTCGCTCGTATTATTCGTGATGATTTCCTTCAACAAAATGGTTTCTCTCCATACGATAAATGTTGTCCATTCTTCAAGACCGTTTGGATGTTAAAGAATATGATGACTTTCTACAATTTAGCACAAAAAGCTGTTGAATCAAGTACCGCTGATAATAAAGTTACTTggaatcaaattaaaaatgaattaaaagaaatcattCACAGAATTACTTCAATGAAATTCCAAGATCCAACTGACGGTGAACAAACTTTAACTGCTCATTTCTCAACTCTCAATGAAGATATCATTACTGCTTTCAGAAACTTTAGTGATTtagtttaa
- the pheSA gene encoding phenylalanine-tRNA ligase, alpha subunit — translation MNKEIFNSKLFEKLDKDNLIENSREWSNEIDSTWNYNDVVGILKSWESLNTISLEYIDSIVNCLTETGKDILINGSPEAKLYNILTEQGMSPADANKQFGATAFGSAKNKGWIEVKAGKIFKKVESINDIVKSDLSIPDLSKLDSKTLEQYKKSRFIEEKKLSYYRVTKGEQYNKRSKELSDLTIEMLKDDSWEKESFKVNINAMGVVPEQGYRHPLNKVKNEFKQIFLDMGFEEMPTFNFVENGFWNFDALFQPQQHPARELQDTFFIKDPKTSHDFSDEYCERVKQVHSVGGYGSLGWIYDWKLEEAEKNILRTHTTAVSARMLYKLAQNGFKPKKYFSIDRVFRNETLDATHLAEFHQVEGVIADVDISLGHLIGVISEFFKRLGIDNVRFKPAFNPYTEPSMEIFGYHPILKRWVELGNSGIFRPELLLPMGIPENVRVAAWGLSLERPTMIKYGLDNIRAIFGNSINVNFIKNNPICMFESK, via the coding sequence atgaataaagaaatttttaattcaaaattatttgaaaaattagataaagataatttaattgaaaattcaagAGAATGGagtaatgaaattgattcaacATGGAATTATAATGATGTTGttggaattttaaaaagttggGAATCATTAAATACAATTAGTTTAGAAtatattgattcaattgtaAATTGTTTAACAGAAACTggtaaagatattttaattaatggatCACCAGAAgcaaaattatataatattttaacagAACAAGGTATGTCACCAGCTGATGCCAATAAACAATTTGGTGCAACAGCATTTGGATCAGCCAAAAATAAAGGTTGGATTGAAGTTAAAGCTggtaaaatctttaaaaaagttgaatcaattaatgatattgTTAAATCTGATCTTTCAATTCCAGACCTAAGTAAATTGGATTCGAAAACCTTAGAACAATATAAGAAATCAAGATTTAttgaagaaaagaaattatcatATTATCGTGTTACCAAAGGTGAACAATATAATAAACGTTCAAAGGAATTATCAGATTTAACAATTGAAATGTTAAAAGATGATTCATGGGAAAAAGAATCATTCAAAGTCAATATCAATGCAATGGGTGTTGTACCAGAACAAGGTTATCGTCATCCATTGAATAAAGTAAAGAATGAATTTAAACAAATCTTTTTAGATATGGGTTTTGAAGAGATGCCAACTTTTAATTTCGTAGAGAATGGATTTTGGAATTTCGATGCTCTCtttcaaccacaacaacatcCAGCTCGTGAACTTCAAGATACATTTTTCATAAAGGATCCAAAGACAAGTCATGATTTCTCTGATGAATATTGTGAACGTGTTAAACAAGTTCATAGTGTTGGTGGTTATGGTTCATTGGGTTGGATTTATGATTGGAAACTTGAAGAAGCTGAAAAGAATATTCTTCGTACTCATACCACTGCTGTTAGTGCTCGTATGTTATATAAATTGGCTCAAAATGGTTTTAAACCAAAGAAATACTTTTCAATTGATCGTGTTTTCCGTAATGAAACTTTGGATGCAACTCATTTAGCCGAATTTCATCAAGTCGAAGGTGTTATTGCTGATGTTGACATTTCTTTAGGTCATTTAATTGGTGTTATCTCGGAATTCTTTAAACGTCTTGGTATTGATAATGTTCGTTTTAAACCAGCTTTCAATCCATATACTGAACCATCAATGGAGATTTTCGGTTATCATCCAATTCTTAAACGTTGGGTTGAATTGGGTAATTCTGGTATCTTTAGACCTGAACTTTTATTACCAATGGGTATTCCTGAAAATGTTAGAGTTGCTGCTTGGGGTTTATCACTTGAACGTCCAACTATGATTAAATATGGTTTAGATAATATTCGTGCAATCTTTGGTAATAGTATTAATGTaaactttattaaaaataatccaaTTTGTATGTttgaatcaaaataa